Part of the Streptomyces antimycoticus genome, CGGACCAGCTCGCCCGGCGGCAGCTCCGGCTTGCCGCGCATCGTCAGCCAGTGCGCGACCGCCTCCGAGTCCAGGGTGACCAGCGCCGCGATGTACGGGCGGTCGTTGCCGACCACGATGCACTGGGCGACCAGCGGATGGGCCCGCACCCGCTCCTCCAGGCCCCCGGGGGAGACGGACTTGCCGCTGGAGGTCACCAGGATCTCCTTCTTCCGCCCGGTGATGGTGAGATAGCCGTCTTCGTCCAGCGTGCCCAGGTCGCCGGTGGCGAGCCAGCCGTCGCGCAGCACCGCGTCGGTCGCCTTGGGGTCGCCCAGATAGCCCTCGAAGACCTGACCGCCGCGCACCCACACCTCGCCGTCGTCGGCGAGATGCACCGTGGTGCCGGGGATCGGCACGCCGACCGTGCCGAACCGGGTCTGCTCGGGCGGATTGGCGGTGGCGGCGGCGGTGGACTCGGTGAGGCCGTAGCCCTCGTAGATGGTGACGCCCGCGCCCGCGAAGAACAGCCCGAGCCGCCGCTCCATCCCGGAACCGCCCGACATCGCGTGCCGGACCCGGCCGCCCATCGCGGCGCGCACCTTGCCGTACACGGCCTTCTCGAAGAACTGGTGCTGCATGCGCAGCGCGGCGCCCGGCCCCGGCCCGGTGCCGAACGCCTTGGCCTCCAGCGCCTCCGCGTACCGCACCGCCACGTCCACGGCCTTCTCGAACACCCCGGCCTTGCCCTCCGCCTCGGCCTTGCGGCGCGCCGCCGCGAACACCTTCTCGAAGATGTACGGCACCGCGAGGATGAAGGTCGGCCGGAAGGTCTTCAGATCCGGCAGCAGCGCGGCGGCCGAGAGCCTGGGCTGGTGCCCGAGCTTGACCTTGCCGCGGATGGAGGCGACTTCGACCATCCGGCCGAAGACATGGGCGAGCGGGAGGAAGAGCAGGGTGGCGGCCTCGTCGCCGCGCTTGGAGTGGAAGGCCTCCTCGTACCGCTCGACGATGTTGTCGCACTCGGCCATCAGATTGGCGTGGGTGATCACGCAGCCCTTGGGGCGGCCGGTGGTGCCCGAGGTGTAGATGATGGTCGCGGGCTGCTCGGGGTCACGGCCAGCCGGTGCCGCTCGACCAGATCGTCCTCGACCGACTCCCCGGCCGCCAGCAGCTCCTCCAGCGCCCCCGCGTCCAGCTGCCACAGCCGCCTCAGATGCGGCAGCCGGCCGACCACCGAGCCGACCGTCATCGCGTGGTCCTCATGCTCCACGACGCAGGCGGAGACCCCGGCGTCATGCAGCATCCAGCAGACCTGCTCGGCGGAGGAGGTCGGATACAGCGGGACGCTCTGGGCGCCCACGGTCCACAGCGCGAAGTCGAAGAGCGTCCATTCGTAGCGGGTGGGGCACATGATCGCGACGCGGTCGCCGAACCGGACGCCCTGGGCCAACAGCCCCTTGGCGAGCGCCGTCACCTCGTCCCGGAACTGGCCCGCGGTCACGTCCTGCCAGCGGTCATCCGCCGTCTTGCGTGCCAGGGCCACCCGGCGGGGATCGGCGTCCGCATGGTCGAAGACGGCATCCGCCAGTCCTCCGGCCTGGGGCGCCGTCGCCATCGGGGGGACGGTGAACTCGCGCAATACCTGCTCCTTGAAGCCGCTAGCACAGCGCCGCGACCGTACCCGATCCGGCCCCGATGCGGGAGAGGTGTTTTGTGCCCGGAACGCACGGAATGCCGGGCGGTCAGTAAGGTGAAAGGGGGCCAATCAGGCGCCGACGAGGGCGGATTGCGTGGAGTCTGGCCCTATGCGCCGCGTGTGTGGCTTATATGTAACGGTCTTCTGCACGAAATCTCTCCGATCGTGGCACAGGCCCCGCCAGGATCGCGGCGGCGAGTCGCTCCGCCGCGGCGTGCGAGGCGCCGTCCTGCCGCCGATTTCCGTACAACAGTACGAAATCCACGGGCCGAGGTCGGGCAGCCCGGCCCGTTCGGGACCGGCGCGAGGCCGGGCGGAATCAGGCCATGGGTGTGTGCCATCACCCCGAGCCCGGCGCGCGCCGCCGCGACCAGGCCGTTGAGACTGCCGCTGGTACAGACGATCCGCCATGACCTGCCGTGTCGCTCCAGCACATCCAGCGCGCGGGCCCGGGTGAGCCCGGGTGGCGGGAAGACGATCAGGGGGAGCGGACGGTCCGGATCCAGCCGCAGTCGCTCGGCGCCGATCCACACCAGCCGGTCTCGCCACACCAGCTGGCCGCCGGGCCTCTCCTCGGACCGCTTGGCCAGCACCAGATCCAGCTTGCCCGCCTCCAGCCGCTCATGCAGTGTGCCCGACAGCTCCACGGTGAGCTCCAGGTCCACCTCGGGGTGATCGCGACGGAACCCCTCCAGGATCTCCGGCAGCCGGGTCACCACGAAGTCCTCCGAGGCGCCGAAGCGCAGCCGGCCGCGCAGCCGGGTGCCCCGGAACCAGCTCGCCGCCCGCTCGTTCGCCTCCAGGATCGAGCGGGCGAACCCCAGCATCGCCTCGCCGTCCTCGGTCAGCTCCACACCGTGGGTGTCGCGGGCGAAGAGCTGCCGTCCCACGGCCGCCTCCAGCTTGCGCACCTGCTGGCTCACGGTGGACTGGCGCACCCCGAGGCGGTCGGCGGCCTGGGTGAAGCTCAGGGTCTGGGACACCGCGAGAAACGTCCGGAGCTGGGCGGGGTCGTACATGGAGCCACTGTATGACGAGACCACAGGCCCATCACGGAACGCGATGGCAGTCAGAGCGGTATGCAGGATTCCCGATGGCCTTGATCAGGAGCACTATGGACGGGGCCCCGTCCGTGGCCATGCCAGTCCATGCCAGTCCACGCCGATGAGAAAGAGCGAGAAAGAGAACGAATGCCGCACCGCCCGCACCTCCGCAAGATCGCCCTTCCCTCCTGGCTCCCGCTGGACGGCTTCATCCTCGGACTGATCGGCACCGTGGCGCTCGCCGCGCTGCTCCCGGTCAGCGGCCGGGCCGCCACCGTCACCGACGGGGCCACCACGGTCGCGGTCGCGTTTCTCTTCTTTCTCTACGGCGCCCGGCTCTCCACCCGTGAGGCGCTGGACGGAGTGCGCCACTGGCGGCTCCACCTGACCGTGCTGGTGTGCACCTTCGCCATCTTCCCGACCCTGGGCCTCGCCGCGCGCGGCCTGGTGCCGTACGTGCTGACGCACCCCCTCTACACCGGGCTGCTCTTCCTGTGCCTGGTGCCCTCCACGGTCCAGTCCTCCATCGCCTTCACCTCGATCGCCCGGGGCAATGTCGCCGCCGCGATCTGCGCGGGCTCCTTCTCCAGCCTGCTCGGTGTGGTCGTCACCCCGGTGCTGGCCGCACTGCTGCTGGGCGGCAGCGGCGGCGGCTTCTCGGCCGATTCGATGGTCAAGATCGGGCTCCAGCTGCTGGCCCCCTTCCTCGCCGGTCAGCTCCTGCGTCGCTGGATCGGCGGCTTCATCTCCCGCCACCGGGCGATGCTGCGCCTGGTCGACCGCGGCTCGGTGCTGCTCGTGGTCTACGCGGCGTTCAGCGAGGGCATGACCCGGGGCATCTGGCACCAGGTCACCCCGGCCCGGCTGGCGATCCTCCTGGGCGTCGAGGCGGTCCTGCTCACGGTGATGCTCACGCTCACCTCGTACGGCTCGCGGAAGCTCGGCTTCGTCCGCGAGGACCGGATCACGATCGTGTTCGCGGGGTCGAAGAAGAGCCTGGCCGCCGGGCTGCCGATGGCGAGCGTGCTCTTCGGCGCCCAGGCGAGCCTGGCGGTGCTGCCGCTGATGCTCTTCCACCAGATGCAGCTGATGGTCTGCGCGGTGCTGGCCCGCCGCTATGCGGCGCGGGCGCCGGAGGCGGCGGTGACGGGGGCCGAGACGGGGGCGGAGGCCGCTCGGGCTCGTACGGACCGCGTGGACAACGAGGACAGCGCGGACGAGGCCGCGCTGACCCGCGTCTGACGTCAGCTTTCGGCGGCCTGGCTTTCGGGGGTCTGGTTTCCGGCGGTCTGGTTTCCGGCGGTCTGGTCGCCGGCCGGCGGCAGCGGCGGCTTGCGGGCGATGAGGAACGCCTGCGGGGTGGGTTCCCAGCGCTCCGGTTCCCGGAAGGTCCGGGCGCGGACCGGCAGTCCGGCCCCGGCCAGCAACTCGGCGATCCGGTCCGGCTGCCACCGGCGGAAGCTCAGCGACACCTCATGGCCGAACGCCTCCGTGTAGTCCCGCTGCTCATCGCCCACCTGGAAGCCCACCAGCGCGTATCCACCGGGCGCCAGCACCCGGTGGAACTCGGCGAACACATCCGGCAGCCGCTCCTGCGGAATGTGGATCGTCGAGTACCAGGCCACCACGGCGGCGAGGGTGCCGTCCGCGATGTCCAGGGACAGCATCGACCCCTCCTCGAACCGCAGCCCGGGATGCTCCCGGCGGGCCAACTCCACCATCGCCGGCGACAGATCGATCCCGTACACGGACAGCCCCAGCTCATGGAGGTGCGCGGTCACCCGGCCCGGGCCGCTGCCCACATCGGCCACCGGTCCGCCCCCGGCGTTCCGCACCAGCTCGGCGAACCCGGCGAACACCGCCCGCTCCAGCGTCTGGGCCGCCAGTTCGTCGCGGTACTGCTTGTCGTAGTCGAGGGCTATGGCGTTGTAGGACGCCCGGGTGGAGGCAAGGAAGTCGGCTTCGGTCACGGCCGCTCACCCTAGCGGGACGCATCCGCGGCGGGTCTCGTTTTCAGACCCCTTTGGGAGGCTGTTGTCAGACCCCTCTGCGACGCTTCGGACATGACGACGCTGACGCTGCAGTTGACCATCGACTGTGCCGAGCCACGCCGGATGGTGGCCTTCTGGTCCGAGGCCCTGGGCTATGTGCCCGAGCCCCCGCCCGGCGGCCATGCCACCTGGCGGGAGTACTGGGCGGACACGGGGGTGCCCGCGGAGGAGCTGCCCCCCGGGGTCGGGGAGACCCCGGAGTCCATCGTGGATCCGGCGGGGCAGGGTCCGAGGGTGTGGTTCCAGCAGGTTCCGGAGTCGAAGGTCACCAAGAACCGGCTGCATCTGGATCTGAAGGTGGGCGGCGGGCGTGATGTGCCCCTGGCGGTCCGCACCGAGCGCGTCACCGCGACCGTGGACCGGCTGAAGGCCGCCGGAGCCACGGTGCAACGGATCATGGACGAGCCGGGGATGGAGCACTACGCGGTGGTGCTCCAGGACCCGGAGGGCAATGAGTTCTGTGTGGTCTAGCCGTGGATGAACGCTAGTCGTGGGGTGACCGCACGCGGTCCAGGGGGAGGTGGACGAGGGCGCCGGAGTGGTGGTCGTCGAGCGGGGCGTTGAACTCGCGGACGCGCCGCAGTTCGGTGTCGGTCAGGGCGCGGCCGTACAGACGGAACTCATCGAGATCGCCGGCCATATGGGAGCGGCCGTCCACGGCCTGGCCGAGGTGGAGGCCGAAGGGCGCGGTGCGGCTCACGGTGCCCGGGGCGTCGGGGGCGGTGACCGCGGTGCCGCCGTCCACGGTGAGGGAGAGCCGTCCGCCGCTGCGGGTCAGGGCGAGGTGATGCCACTGCCCGTCGTTGTACGCGGCGTCGGTGGACACCGAGGCGCTGGTGAAGGTGGAGAAGCCGTTGACCGTCGTCATCAGCGCCCGGATCCGGTTGCTCCCGGGCTCACCGCGCAGCCAGACCTGCGGCTGTTTGGTACCGATCCCGCCCATCCACAGGAACGGATGCTGCCCGGAGGCGGCCGAGTAGCGGAACCACAGGCTCACGGTGAAGTCGCGGGTGCCCAGCGGCAGTGCGGTCCGGTACGGGACACGTACCGCGTCGTCCGTGCCGTCGAAGGACATTCCGCCGCCGAACCGGCCGTCGCCGCGCGCCGCCGCGCCGCCGAGCACGGTCGCGGACCGGGCGCCGGGCGCGCGGTCGTCGGTGGTGGGGGCGGGCGCCTGGCGGGGGCCCAGCCAGTCCTCGGTGAAGCGGGCGAAGCGGATCTCGTCACGGGCATCCACCGCACCGCCCTCGTACAGCAGCCCCACCGTGTCGCGGGAGATCGCGACCATGTCGGAGTAGCCGGACCAGTCGGTGGTGACGACCTTGCCGCGCTCGACACCGTCCCAGGTGCGGGCCTCGTCCCAGGAGGAGCGGACCATCATCGTGCGTCGGCGGTCGGGGTCGGCGGGGGCCGAGAAGAGCAACCGGCTGTGGCCGTCGCGAGCCGGATCGCGCAGCCGCAGGATCGAGCCCTGCACCTGGGGGGTGGGCAGATCGGGGATGGTGCGGAAGGGCCCGGCGAAGCTCTGGCCGCCGTCCCGGCTGATGGCGTAGTCGCGGTGGCCGAGATCGGTGCCGTCCTGCTCCCGCCCGCTGACGTAGATCGATCCGTCGGCGCGCTCCACCAGCGTCATCTCGGACGGCTTCTGACGGAAGGTGCCGTCCGCCGCGAGCGGGTAGGAGTCCATCGCGCCGATGCGCCAGCGGTTGCCGCCGTCGTCGCTGTAGGCGAGCGCGGCATGGTTGTCGGTGATGCGGCCGCCGCTGTAGCTCTCGGTGTTGAGG contains:
- a CDS encoding class I SAM-dependent DNA methyltransferase → MTEADFLASTRASYNAIALDYDKQYRDELAAQTLERAVFAGFAELVRNAGGGPVADVGSGPGRVTAHLHELGLSVYGIDLSPAMVELARREHPGLRFEEGSMLSLDIADGTLAAVVAWYSTIHIPQERLPDVFAEFHRVLAPGGYALVGFQVGDEQRDYTEAFGHEVSLSFRRWQPDRIAELLAGAGLPVRARTFREPERWEPTPQAFLIARKPPLPPAGDQTAGNQTAGNQTPESQAAES
- a CDS encoding VOC family protein, encoding MTTLTLQLTIDCAEPRRMVAFWSEALGYVPEPPPGGHATWREYWADTGVPAEELPPGVGETPESIVDPAGQGPRVWFQQVPESKVTKNRLHLDLKVGGGRDVPLAVRTERVTATVDRLKAAGATVQRIMDEPGMEHYAVVLQDPEGNEFCVV
- a CDS encoding bile acid:sodium symporter family protein; its protein translation is MPHRPHLRKIALPSWLPLDGFILGLIGTVALAALLPVSGRAATVTDGATTVAVAFLFFLYGARLSTREALDGVRHWRLHLTVLVCTFAIFPTLGLAARGLVPYVLTHPLYTGLLFLCLVPSTVQSSIAFTSIARGNVAAAICAGSFSSLLGVVVTPVLAALLLGGSGGGFSADSMVKIGLQLLAPFLAGQLLRRWIGGFISRHRAMLRLVDRGSVLLVVYAAFSEGMTRGIWHQVTPARLAILLGVEAVLLTVMLTLTSYGSRKLGFVREDRITIVFAGSKKSLAAGLPMASVLFGAQASLAVLPLMLFHQMQLMVCAVLARRYAARAPEAAVTGAETGAEAARARTDRVDNEDSADEAALTRV
- a CDS encoding exo-alpha-sialidase, producing the protein MASVLRTRPRTRPPHPRARPWRRRASVLLTAAALALIPLPVRAADTDSSASAARADSGFEQQVLFKSAQEQGYSCFRIPAIVKAKDGSLLAFAEGRVDNCGDAGDIDLVLKRSTDGGRTWGPLQVINEGGGDTHGNPAPIVDLRTGRIVLASTYNTGRDDSQSCDVPCDRSPHLQYSDDNGATWSAPRDLSSSLMPPQWNSWYATGPVHGIQLQHGRHKGRLIFTLNTESYSGGRITDNHAALAYSDDGGNRWRIGAMDSYPLAADGTFRQKPSEMTLVERADGSIYVSGREQDGTDLGHRDYAISRDGGQSFAGPFRTIPDLPTPQVQGSILRLRDPARDGHSRLLFSAPADPDRRRTMMVRSSWDEARTWDGVERGKVVTTDWSGYSDMVAISRDTVGLLYEGGAVDARDEIRFARFTEDWLGPRQAPAPTTDDRAPGARSATVLGGAAARGDGRFGGGMSFDGTDDAVRVPYRTALPLGTRDFTVSLWFRYSAASGQHPFLWMGGIGTKQPQVWLRGEPGSNRIRALMTTVNGFSTFTSASVSTDAAYNDGQWHHLALTRSGGRLSLTVDGGTAVTAPDAPGTVSRTAPFGLHLGQAVDGRSHMAGDLDEFRLYGRALTDTELRRVREFNAPLDDHHSGALVHLPLDRVRSPHD